The following coding sequences are from one Hyalangium minutum window:
- a CDS encoding FAD-dependent monooxygenase, which produces DDARDFYFEAIGQVKMDRWSIGRVVLTGDAAWCASPISGMGTSLALVGAYVLAGELGRHEDHAEAFAAYERIMRPYVEQAQDVPKLGPRIAQPQTRTGIALQQAALSLATKPGLSRLAGKLLSPPADRIHLPDYGHDAIMQSALEGMVP; this is translated from the coding sequence TCGACGATGCGAGGGACTTCTACTTCGAGGCGATTGGCCAGGTGAAGATGGATCGGTGGTCCATCGGCCGCGTCGTCCTGACCGGCGATGCCGCCTGGTGCGCCTCCCCCATTAGCGGCATGGGGACCAGCTTGGCCCTTGTCGGTGCCTATGTGCTCGCCGGCGAGCTTGGCCGACACGAGGATCATGCCGAAGCCTTCGCCGCCTACGAGCGGATCATGCGGCCCTACGTGGAGCAGGCGCAGGACGTGCCCAAGCTCGGCCCGCGCATTGCCCAGCCGCAGACTCGCACCGGTATCGCGCTTCAGCAGGCCGCGCTCAGCCTCGCGACAAAACCCGGCTTGAGCAGGCTTGCGGGCAAGCTGCTATCGCCGCCTGCGGACAGGATCCACCTTCCTGACTACGGGCATGATGCGATCATGCAGAGTGCCCTGGAGGGGATGGTGCCGTAG